In Shewanella sp. MR-4, the genomic stretch CGGGTAAAAAATTCACCCTTGTCCGTACTCAGTCAACCAAGAATGGGATATTTACCTATCAAGTGAGCGAGTTGTCGCAGCAGCACCCACAAATGCTGTTAATTTTGTCGCTTAAGAAGAGTGCCCAGCGCTGGCAAGTGGATTCCGCCCAACTGGCGTGGAAGTGTCGCGACGGCCAGCATTTCGGTACCGACAGATGCAATATCGGCGAGCATGAGGCAAGCACAGCACCTTAAGCACAGTTTCTTAAGCACAGCCTCTTAAGCTATCGAGATAAAATGCAGTTATAAAAAGAGCGCCCTTAGGCGCTCTTTTTACTGCTTGGTAAGTACTTATTAACCGTTTAAGCACTCACTGGCTGTAGTCACATGGTGACATCCGATTCAGCTTAAACCAGAGTCACTTTCGCGAACTTACGCTTACCGACTTGGAATACGGCAACCGTGCCAGCGCTTAAGGTCATACGGCTATCGTCAACCTTCTCACCGTCCATCTTCACCGCGCTTTGCTTGATCATACGCATCGCATCGGAAGTCGAACCCACTAAGTCGGCATCTTTAAGTAAGTTAGCAATCGCTAAGCCTTCACCCGCAGCTAATTCAACCTCAGGGATATCATCTGGGATAGCGCCCTTTTGGAAACGGTCGATAAAGGCTTGATGGGCACTCTCGGCCGCCGCTTGGTCGTGGAAGCGCGCGATAATTTCCTTCGCGAGCGCAATCTTGGTATCACGCGGGTTAGCACCGTTGGCGATATCTTGTTTGAACTGTTCAATCTCGGCCAAAGGACGGAATGACAGCAGCTCAAAGTAACGCCACATTAATTCGTCAGAAATCGACATGATCTTGCCAAACATTTCATTGGCGGGCTCACTCACACCAATGTAGTTGTGCGCCGATTTAGACATTTTCTTCACGCCGTCTAAACCTTCGAGCAGTGGCATCATGATCACGGCTTGTGGTTTTTGGCCTTCGGCTTTTTGTAACTCACGGCCCATCAACAGGTTGAACTTCTGGTCGGTTCCGCCTAATTCAACGTCGGCCTTCAGGGCTACTGAGTCATAACCCTGTAAAAGTGGGTACATAAATTCGTGGATAGCGATCGACTGACCCGAAGCATAGCGCTTCTTAAAGTCGTCACGTTCCATCATACGAGCAACGGTTTGCTGCGAGGCTAAACGGATCATCCCCGCTGCGCCTAATGGCTCTAACCAGCTCGAGTTGAACTCAATACGGGTTTTTGCAGGATCCAGAATTTTATAGACCTGCTCTTTATAGGTCTCAGCGTTGGCTAATACTTGCTCACGGGTGAGGGGTGGACGCGTGCTGTTTTTACCACTTGGATCACCCACCATACCGGTAAAGTCACCAATTAAGAAAATGACTTCATGACCTAACTCTTGGAATAATCTTAATTTATTTAAAATTACTGTGTGTCCAAGATGG encodes the following:
- the tyrS gene encoding tyrosine--tRNA ligase, with product MADLDQVLAEIRRGTDEILLESDLLEKLKEGRPLRIKLGADPTAPDIHLGHTVILNKLRLFQELGHEVIFLIGDFTGMVGDPSGKNSTRPPLTREQVLANAETYKEQVYKILDPAKTRIEFNSSWLEPLGAAGMIRLASQQTVARMMERDDFKKRYASGQSIAIHEFMYPLLQGYDSVALKADVELGGTDQKFNLLMGRELQKAEGQKPQAVIMMPLLEGLDGVKKMSKSAHNYIGVSEPANEMFGKIMSISDELMWRYFELLSFRPLAEIEQFKQDIANGANPRDTKIALAKEIIARFHDQAAAESAHQAFIDRFQKGAIPDDIPEVELAAGEGLAIANLLKDADLVGSTSDAMRMIKQSAVKMDGEKVDDSRMTLSAGTVAVFQVGKRKFAKVTLV